The Panicum hallii strain FIL2 chromosome 9, PHallii_v3.1, whole genome shotgun sequence genome has a window encoding:
- the LOC112874368 gene encoding guanine nucleotide exchange factor SPIKE 1 isoform X1, with amino-acid sequence MEPAAAAAGEGQRFKRIPRQAWSGNLELDPLLNENLEQWPHLNELVQCYKADFVKDDGKYGRYESVAPPSFQNQIFEGPDTDIETELQLGNARHSKPEDATEDDTPSTSGRQIYETGSSASSSKVHCSLSPLPAYEPAFDWENERSLIFGQRVPESLPAINNRFLHGLKITVKVLSLSFQAGLVEPFSGTICLYNRDRREKLSEDFYFHILPTDMQDAQISLDRRGVFSLDAPSPSVCLLIQLEKAATEEGGVTPSVYSRKEPVHLTEKEKQKLQVWSRIMPYKESFAWAMIPLFEGNHAGGLGDAASPSSPLAPSISGSSSQDSIVDPISKLTLDGKLNHYSSGSSVIVEISNLNKVKESYIEDSLHDPKRKVHKPVKGVLRLEVEKLHDSHNDVDNVSEGGSMANDLNDAGDLNNGRCSRSSFDGIRSSLNSSAVAQKYAHHNGKISDADNGDNFQAFDFRMMTRSEPFSQLFHCLYVYPLTVSLSRKRNLFIRVELRKDDSDIRKPPLEAVHPRERNTMLQKWGHTQIAVGTRMASYHDEVKISLPALLTPQHHLVFTFFHVDLQMKLEAPKPVIVGYSVLPLSTHIQLLSDVSLPILRELVPHYLQESGKERMDYLEDGKTVFRLRLRLCSSLFPVNERIRDFFVEYDRHTLHTSPPWGSELLEAINSLKNVESTALLQFLQPILNMLLHLIGDGGETLQVAAFRAMVNILTRRVQQESPDGAERNRFLINYVDFAFDDFGDRQAPVYPGLSTVWGSLARSKAKGYRVGPVYDDVLAMAWFFLELIVKSMGLEQSRLFYHNLPLGEDVPPLQLKEGVFRCIMQLFDCLLTEVHERCKKGLSLAKRLNSTLAFFCYDLLSIIEPRQVFELVSLYMDKFAGVCQSVLHDCKLTFLQIICDHDLFVEMPGRDPSDRNYLSSVLIQEIFLTLDHDDLSQRAKAARILVVLICKHEFDARYQKSEDKLYIAQLYFPLIGQILDEMPVFYNLNAVEKREVLVVILQIIRNLDDATLIKAWQQSIARTRLFFKLLEECISHFEHNKTGDSMLLGASSRSPDVERPASPKYSERLSPSVNAYLSEASRHEIRPQGTPENGYMWNRVSPQLSSPNQPYSLREALAQAQSSRIGSTARALRESLHPVLRQKLELWEENLSTAVSLEVLGITEKFSVAAGTRSITTDYAKLDCITSILMGLLSRSQPLAFWKAFLPVVYNIFNLHGATLMARENDRFLKQIAFHLLRLAVFRNDSIRKRAVVGLQILVRNSFNYFKNTTRLRVMLTITLSELMSDVQVTQMKSDGSLEESGETRRLRKSLEEMADVRSKDLLKDCGLPVTALEAAPEGSSDNRWSWVEVKHLSKCLVQALDAGLEHALLGSVVTLDRYAAAEGFYKLAMAYAPVPDLHIMWLLHLCDAHQEMQSWAEAAQCAVAVAGVIMQALVGRNDAVWSKEHVASLRKICPIVSTDVSAEASAAEVEGYGASKLTVDSAVKYLQLANKLFAQAELYHFCASIQELIIPVYKSRRSYGQLAKCHTSLTNIYESILEQEASPIPFIDATYYRVGFYGERFGKLNKKEYVFREPRDVRLGDIMEKLSHIYEAKMDGNHTLHIIPDSRQVNADELQPGVCYLQITAVDPVMEDEDLGSRRERIFSLSTGTVRARVFDRFLFDTPFTKNGKTQGGLEDQWKRRTVLQTEGSFPALVNRLLVTKSESLEFSPVENAIGMIETRTAALRNELEEPRSSEGDQLPRLQSLQRILQGSVAVQVNSGVLSVCTAFLSGEPATRLRSQELQQLIAALLEFMAVCKRAIRVHFRLIGEEDQEFHTQLVNGFQSLTAELSHYIPAILSEL; translated from the exons ATGGAGcccgcggcggctgcggctggaGAAGGGCAGCGGTTCAAGCGGATTCCGCGGCAGGCGTGGTCGGGGAACCTGGAGCTGGATCCATTG CTCAATGAAAACTTAGAGCAGTGGCCACATCTAAATGAACTGGTACAGTGCTACAAGGCTGATTTTGTGAAGGATGACGGCAAGTATGGACGATACGAGAGTGTTGCACCACCTTCTTTCCAGAATCAAATTTTTGAGGGACCTGATACTGACATAGAAACAG AGTTGCAGCTTGGCAACGCTAGGCATTCCAAGCCTGAGGATGCTACTGAAGATGATACGCCAAGCACCTCAGGGAGGCAAATATATGAAACCGGATCATCTGCTTCATCGTCAAAAGTG CACTGTAGTCTGTCACCACTGCCAGCATATGAGCCTGCATTTGATTGGGAGAATGAGAGATCTTTGATATTTGGCCAAAGGGTGCCAGAAAGTCTCCCTGCAATTAACAACAGGTTTCTTCA TGGCTTGAAGATAACTGTCAAGGTACTATCTTTGTCATTCCAAGCTGGATTAGTTG AGCCTTTCAGTGGAACGATTTGCTTGTACAACAGAGATAGAAGGGAAAAACTGTCAGAAGACTTCTATTTTCACATACTTCCAACAGATATGCAGGAT GCCCAGATTTCCTTGGATCGTCGAGGTGTTTTCTCATTGGATGCCCCTTCACCATCAGTCTGCCTTTTGATTCAATTAGAAAAGGCTGCTACTGAAGAAGGGGGAGTAACACCTTCTGTTTATTCTCGTAAAGAGCCT GTGCACTTAACTGAGAAAGAGAAGCAAAAACTGCAAGTCTGGTCTCGAATCATGCCTTATAAAGAGTCATTTGCATGGGCTATGATTCCTCTGTTTGAAGGTAACCATGCTGGTGGTCTTGGTGATGCTGCTTCTCCTAGCAGTCCTTTAGCACCGAGTATATCAGGATCAAGTTCTCAAGATAGTATTGTGGACCCTATTTCAAAGCTTACTTTAGACGGAAAACTCAACCATTACTCAAGTGGAAGCTCAGTTATTGTAGAGATATCAAACTTAAACAAAGTGAAGGAAAGCTATATAGAGGACTCCCTCCAT GATCCAAAACGGAAAGTACATAAACCTGTGAAAGGTGTATTGAGACTAGAAGTGGAAAAACTTCACGACAGCCACAATGATGTGGATAATGTTTCTGAAGGCGGAAGCATGGCCAATGATTTGAATGATGCTGGTGACCTCAATAATGGCAGATGCAGCAGGAGTAGCTTTGATGGGATCCGCAGTTCTTTGAATTCTAGTGCTGTTGCCCAGAAATATGCTCATCACAATGGTAAAATTTCTGATGCAGATAACGGCGACAAT TTTCAGGCTTTTGACTTTCGGATGATGACCCGGAGCGAACCATTTTCGCAACTTTTTCATTGCCTCTATGTGTACCCGTTGACTGTTAGCTTGAGCCGCAAACGAAACCTATTTATAAGAGTGGAACTGAGAAAGGATGATTCTGACATCCGTAAGCCTCCATTGGAG GCTGTTCATCCTAGGGAGCGGAACACAATGCTACAGAAGTGGGGCCATACACAGATTGCTGTTGGAACAAGAATGGCTTCGTACCATGATGAAGTTAAAATCAGTCTGCCTGCTCTTTTGACACCCCAACATCATCTTGTGTTCACTTTTTTCCATGTAGATCTCCAAATGAAACTTGAAGCACCAAAACCA GTGATTGTTGGGTATTCAGTACTTCCGCTGTCGACACATATTCA GTTACTTTCGGATGTATCCTTGCCAATTTTGAGAGAGCTCGTCCCACATTACCTGCAGGAAAGTGGAAAG GAGAGAATGGACTACCTGGAGGATGGAAAAACTGTTTTCAGGTTGCGTTTAAGGCTCTGCTCGTCATTGTTTCCAGTTAATGAAAGGATAAGAGACTTTTTTGTCGAGTACGACCGCCATACTCTACATACAAGCCCCCCTTGGGGTTCTGAGCTTCTTGAG GCCATAAATAGTTTGAAGAACGTCGAATCTACAGCACTGTTACAATTTCTGCAACCCATACTTAATATGCTGCTCCATCTTATTGGTGATGGCGGTGAGACCCTTCAG GTTGCTGCGTTTCGGGCCATGGTTAACATTTTAACCCG CAGGGTGCAGCAGGAGTCACCAGACGGGGCTGAGAGAAATAGGTTTCTTATTAACTATGTTGATTTTGCTTTCGATGACTTTGGTGATCGGCAAGCACCTGTGTATCCTGGTCTATCTACTGTTTGGGGAAGTCTTGCTCGGAGTAAG GCTAAAGGTTATAGAGTTGGTCCTGTATACGATGATGTATTGGCAATGGCTTGGTTTTTTCTGGAGCTTATTGTAAAGTCAATGGGATTGGAACAAAGTCGTCTCTTCTACCACAACCTTCCATTAG GTGAAGATGTTCCACCGCTACAATTGAAAGAAGGTGTTTTCAGGTGCATCATGCAACTTTTTGATTGCCTTCTAACCGAGGTTCATGAGCGCTGTAAAAAGGGTTTAAGCTTGGCAAAGCGCTTGAACAGCACGCTTGCTTTCTTTTGCTACGATCTTTTATCAATTATTGAGCCTCGCCAAGTTTTTGAGCTG GTTTCGTTGTATATGGACAAGTTTGCCGGAGTTTGTCAGTCAGTCCTCCATGACTGCAAATTGACATTCCTGCAGATAATATGTGACCATGATCTATTTGTTGAGATGCCTGGGCGGGACCCCTCTGATAG AAACTATCTCTCGTCAGTTCTTATTCAAGAGATCTTTCTCACCTTGGACCATGATGATTTGTCTCAACGAGCAAAG GCTGCTCGAATTTTAGTGGTCCTTATATGCAAGCATGAATTTGATGCACGTTATCAAAAAAGTGAAGACAAGCTGTACATTGCACAGTTGTATTTTCCTCTTATAGGGCAG ATCCTTGATGAGATGCCTGTTTTCTATAATCTGAATGCCGTTGAAAAGCGTGAGGTGCTAGTTGTCATTTTGCAAATCATAAGGAACTTGGATGATGCAACTCTTATCAAAGCATGGCAACAGAGCATTGCTCGAACCAGATTGTTCTTCAAACTTCTTGAAGAATGCATAAGCCATTTTGAG CACAACAAAACAGGAGACAGCATGCTACTTGGTGCTAGTTCTCGGAGCCCTGATGTTGAGCGTCCTGCGTCCCCAAAGTACTCGGAGCGATTATCCCCATCAGTTAATGCATATTTGTCGGAGGCATCAAGGCATGAAATAAGG CCTCAGGGAACACCAGAAAATGGATACATGTGGAACAGGGTTAGCCCTCAGCTAAGTTCTCCGAATCAACCCTATTCATTGAGGGAAGCACTAGCTCAAGCACAATCTTCAAGAATTGGGTCAACGGCGAGGGCATTGAGAGAGTCTCTACATCCAGTACTAAGACAAAAATTG GAACTTTGGGAAGAAAATCTCAGCACTGCTGTGAGCCTGGAAGTGTTGGGAATAACTGAGAAGTTTTCAGTTGCTGCGGGCACTCGTAGCATCACTACTGATTATGCTAAGTTAGATTGTATAACATCAATCTTAATGGGTCTTTTATCTAGGAGCCAGCCCTTGGCCTTTTGGAAAGCTTTCCTTCCTGTGGTCTATAATATATTTAATCTCCACGGTGCAACACTTATGGCAAGGGAGAATGACCGCTTCTTGAAGCAGATTGCTTTTCATCTTTTGCGGCTTGCTGTTTTCCGAAATGATTCGATTAGAAAAAGGGCTGTTGTTGGGCTGCAGATTCTTGTTAGG AACTCATTCAACTATTTCAAGAACACTACAAGGCTGAGGGTCATGTTGACAATTACTTTATCAGAATTGATGTCTGATGTGCAAGTGACTCAGATGAAATCCGATGGTTCTCTTGAAGAAAGTGGTGAAACTCGTCGCCTTAGGAAATCACTGGAGGAAATGGCTGATGTGAGAAGCAAGGATCTGTTAAAAGATTGCGGCCTCCCTGTTACTGCATTGGAGGCTGCTCCTGAAGGTTCATCTGATAATAGGTGGTCCTGGGTAGAGGTGAAGCATCTGTCTAAATGTCTAGTCCAGGCCCTTGATGCTGGTCTGGAACATGCCCTCTTG GGTTCTGTAGTAACTCTGGACAGGTATGCAGCTGCCGAGGGTTTCTATAAGCTAGCTATGGCCTATGCACCTGTTCCAGATCTTCACATTATGTGGTTGCTGCATCTGTGTGATGCACACCAGGAGATGCAATCATGGGCTGAAGCAGCACAATGTGCAGTTGCTGTAGCTGGTGTGATCATGCAG GCACTTGTTGGAAGGAATGATGCTGTGTGGAGCAAGGAGCATGTTGCTTCGCTGCGTAAGATTTGCCCTATTGTGAGCACTGATGTTAGTGCAGAAGCCTCTGCAGCTGAAGTCGAGGGATATGGTGCATCCAAACTAACAGTGGATTCAGCTGTCAAGTATCTTCAACTTGCCAACAAACTCTTTGCACAGGCTGAACTCTACCATTTTTGTGCAAGCATCCAGGAACTCATCATTCCTGTGTATAAAAGCAGAAGGTCTTATGGACAGCTGGCCAAATGCCATACATCACTCACAAACATCTATGAGTCAATTCTTGAACAGGAGGCCAGTCCTATACCATTTATTGATGCCACATACTACCGAGTTGGTTTCTATGGTGAGCGTTTTGGCAAGCTCAACAAAAAGGAATACGTGTTTCGAGAGCCGCGAGATGTACGTCTTGGTGACATTATGGAGAAGCTTAGTCATATATATGAGGCTAAAATGGATGGCAATCACACCTTACACATCATTCCAGACTCGAGACAAGTCAATGCTGATGAATTGCAACCTGGTGTCTGCTATTTACAGATCACTGCTGTTGATCCTGTGATGGAGGATGAGGACTTGGGTAGCAGGAGGGAAAGGATTTTTTCTTTATCTACTGGTACTGTACGTGCACGTGTGTTTGACCGTTTTCTTTTTGACACACCATTCACAAAGAATGGAAAAACACAAGGTGGCTTAGAAGACCAATGGAAGAGACGCACGGTGCTTCAGACAGAGGGTTCATTTCCTGCTTTGGTGAACCGCCTGCTAGTTACCAAATCTGAATCTCTGGAATTCTCTCCTGTTGAGAATGCGATTGGAATGATCGAAACAAGAACAGCTGCATTGAGAAATGAACTAGAGGAACCACGGAGTTCTGAAGGTGATCAACTACCAAGGCTTCAAAGCTTGCAAAGGATACTCCAAGGAAGTGTGGCTGTTCAG GTCAACAGTGGAGTGTTAAGTGTGTGCACTGCATTCTTATCCGGTGAGCCTGCAACCAGGCTCCGATCAcaagaactgcagcagctcaTCGCTGCATTGCTTGAATTCATGGCTGTCTGCAAGCGCGCGATCCGTGTGCATTTCAGATTGATAGGCGAAGAAGACCAGGAATTCCACACCCAACTCGTCAATGGGTTCCAGTCACTCACTGCTGAGCTATCTCACTATATCCCTGCTATACTTTCAGAGCTATGA
- the LOC112874368 gene encoding guanine nucleotide exchange factor SPIKE 1 isoform X2: MEPAAAAAGEGQRFKRIPRQAWSGNLELDPLLNENLEQWPHLNELVQCYKADFVKDDGKYGRYESVAPPSFQNQIFEGPDTDIETELQLGNARHSKPEDATEDDTPSTSGRQIYETGSSASSSKVHCSLSPLPAYEPAFDWENERSLIFGQRVPESLPAINNRFLHGLKITVKVLSLSFQAGLVEPFSGTICLYNRDRREKLSEDFYFHILPTDMQDAQISLDRRGVFSLDAPSPSVCLLIQLEKAATEEGGVTPSVYSRKEPVHLTEKEKQKLQVWSRIMPYKESFAWAMIPLFEGNHAGGLGDAASPSSPLAPSISGSSSQDSIVDPISKLTLDGKLNHYSSGSSVIVEISNLNKVKESYIEDSLHDPKRKVHKPVKGVLRLEVEKLHDSHNDVDNVSEGGSMANDLNDAGDLNNGRCSRSSFDGIRSSLNSSAVAQKYAHHNGKISDADNGDNFQAFDFRMMTRSEPFSQLFHCLYVYPLTVSLSRKRNLFIRVELRKDDSDIRKPPLEAVHPRERNTMLQKWGHTQIAVGTRMASYHDEVKISLPALLTPQHHLVFTFFHVDLQMKLEAPKPVIVGYSVLPLSTHIQLLSDVSLPILRELVPHYLQESGKERMDYLEDGKTVFRLRLRLCSSLFPVNERIRDFFVEYDRHTLHTSPPWGSELLEAINSLKNVESTALLQFLQPILNMLLHLIGDGGETLQVAAFRAMVNILTRRVQQESPDGAERNRFLINYVDFAFDDFGDRQAPVYPGLSTVWGSLARSKAKGYRVGPVYDDVLAMAWFFLELIVKSMGLEQSRLFYHNLPLGEDVPPLQLKEGVFRCIMQLFDCLLTEVHERCKKGLSLAKRLNSTLAFFCYDLLSIIEPRQVFELVSLYMDKFAGVCQSVLHDCKLTFLQIICDHDLFVEMPGRDPSDRNYLSSVLIQEIFLTLDHDDLSQRAKAARILVVLICKHEFDARYQKSEDKLYIAQLYFPLIGQILDEMPVFYNLNAVEKREVLVVILQIIRNLDDATLIKAWQQSIARTRLFFKLLEECISHFEHNKTGDSMLLGASSRSPDVERPASPKYSERLSPSVNAYLSEASRHEIRGTPENGYMWNRVSPQLSSPNQPYSLREALAQAQSSRIGSTARALRESLHPVLRQKLELWEENLSTAVSLEVLGITEKFSVAAGTRSITTDYAKLDCITSILMGLLSRSQPLAFWKAFLPVVYNIFNLHGATLMARENDRFLKQIAFHLLRLAVFRNDSIRKRAVVGLQILVRNSFNYFKNTTRLRVMLTITLSELMSDVQVTQMKSDGSLEESGETRRLRKSLEEMADVRSKDLLKDCGLPVTALEAAPEGSSDNRWSWVEVKHLSKCLVQALDAGLEHALLGSVVTLDRYAAAEGFYKLAMAYAPVPDLHIMWLLHLCDAHQEMQSWAEAAQCAVAVAGVIMQALVGRNDAVWSKEHVASLRKICPIVSTDVSAEASAAEVEGYGASKLTVDSAVKYLQLANKLFAQAELYHFCASIQELIIPVYKSRRSYGQLAKCHTSLTNIYESILEQEASPIPFIDATYYRVGFYGERFGKLNKKEYVFREPRDVRLGDIMEKLSHIYEAKMDGNHTLHIIPDSRQVNADELQPGVCYLQITAVDPVMEDEDLGSRRERIFSLSTGTVRARVFDRFLFDTPFTKNGKTQGGLEDQWKRRTVLQTEGSFPALVNRLLVTKSESLEFSPVENAIGMIETRTAALRNELEEPRSSEGDQLPRLQSLQRILQGSVAVQVNSGVLSVCTAFLSGEPATRLRSQELQQLIAALLEFMAVCKRAIRVHFRLIGEEDQEFHTQLVNGFQSLTAELSHYIPAILSEL, translated from the exons ATGGAGcccgcggcggctgcggctggaGAAGGGCAGCGGTTCAAGCGGATTCCGCGGCAGGCGTGGTCGGGGAACCTGGAGCTGGATCCATTG CTCAATGAAAACTTAGAGCAGTGGCCACATCTAAATGAACTGGTACAGTGCTACAAGGCTGATTTTGTGAAGGATGACGGCAAGTATGGACGATACGAGAGTGTTGCACCACCTTCTTTCCAGAATCAAATTTTTGAGGGACCTGATACTGACATAGAAACAG AGTTGCAGCTTGGCAACGCTAGGCATTCCAAGCCTGAGGATGCTACTGAAGATGATACGCCAAGCACCTCAGGGAGGCAAATATATGAAACCGGATCATCTGCTTCATCGTCAAAAGTG CACTGTAGTCTGTCACCACTGCCAGCATATGAGCCTGCATTTGATTGGGAGAATGAGAGATCTTTGATATTTGGCCAAAGGGTGCCAGAAAGTCTCCCTGCAATTAACAACAGGTTTCTTCA TGGCTTGAAGATAACTGTCAAGGTACTATCTTTGTCATTCCAAGCTGGATTAGTTG AGCCTTTCAGTGGAACGATTTGCTTGTACAACAGAGATAGAAGGGAAAAACTGTCAGAAGACTTCTATTTTCACATACTTCCAACAGATATGCAGGAT GCCCAGATTTCCTTGGATCGTCGAGGTGTTTTCTCATTGGATGCCCCTTCACCATCAGTCTGCCTTTTGATTCAATTAGAAAAGGCTGCTACTGAAGAAGGGGGAGTAACACCTTCTGTTTATTCTCGTAAAGAGCCT GTGCACTTAACTGAGAAAGAGAAGCAAAAACTGCAAGTCTGGTCTCGAATCATGCCTTATAAAGAGTCATTTGCATGGGCTATGATTCCTCTGTTTGAAGGTAACCATGCTGGTGGTCTTGGTGATGCTGCTTCTCCTAGCAGTCCTTTAGCACCGAGTATATCAGGATCAAGTTCTCAAGATAGTATTGTGGACCCTATTTCAAAGCTTACTTTAGACGGAAAACTCAACCATTACTCAAGTGGAAGCTCAGTTATTGTAGAGATATCAAACTTAAACAAAGTGAAGGAAAGCTATATAGAGGACTCCCTCCAT GATCCAAAACGGAAAGTACATAAACCTGTGAAAGGTGTATTGAGACTAGAAGTGGAAAAACTTCACGACAGCCACAATGATGTGGATAATGTTTCTGAAGGCGGAAGCATGGCCAATGATTTGAATGATGCTGGTGACCTCAATAATGGCAGATGCAGCAGGAGTAGCTTTGATGGGATCCGCAGTTCTTTGAATTCTAGTGCTGTTGCCCAGAAATATGCTCATCACAATGGTAAAATTTCTGATGCAGATAACGGCGACAAT TTTCAGGCTTTTGACTTTCGGATGATGACCCGGAGCGAACCATTTTCGCAACTTTTTCATTGCCTCTATGTGTACCCGTTGACTGTTAGCTTGAGCCGCAAACGAAACCTATTTATAAGAGTGGAACTGAGAAAGGATGATTCTGACATCCGTAAGCCTCCATTGGAG GCTGTTCATCCTAGGGAGCGGAACACAATGCTACAGAAGTGGGGCCATACACAGATTGCTGTTGGAACAAGAATGGCTTCGTACCATGATGAAGTTAAAATCAGTCTGCCTGCTCTTTTGACACCCCAACATCATCTTGTGTTCACTTTTTTCCATGTAGATCTCCAAATGAAACTTGAAGCACCAAAACCA GTGATTGTTGGGTATTCAGTACTTCCGCTGTCGACACATATTCA GTTACTTTCGGATGTATCCTTGCCAATTTTGAGAGAGCTCGTCCCACATTACCTGCAGGAAAGTGGAAAG GAGAGAATGGACTACCTGGAGGATGGAAAAACTGTTTTCAGGTTGCGTTTAAGGCTCTGCTCGTCATTGTTTCCAGTTAATGAAAGGATAAGAGACTTTTTTGTCGAGTACGACCGCCATACTCTACATACAAGCCCCCCTTGGGGTTCTGAGCTTCTTGAG GCCATAAATAGTTTGAAGAACGTCGAATCTACAGCACTGTTACAATTTCTGCAACCCATACTTAATATGCTGCTCCATCTTATTGGTGATGGCGGTGAGACCCTTCAG GTTGCTGCGTTTCGGGCCATGGTTAACATTTTAACCCG CAGGGTGCAGCAGGAGTCACCAGACGGGGCTGAGAGAAATAGGTTTCTTATTAACTATGTTGATTTTGCTTTCGATGACTTTGGTGATCGGCAAGCACCTGTGTATCCTGGTCTATCTACTGTTTGGGGAAGTCTTGCTCGGAGTAAG GCTAAAGGTTATAGAGTTGGTCCTGTATACGATGATGTATTGGCAATGGCTTGGTTTTTTCTGGAGCTTATTGTAAAGTCAATGGGATTGGAACAAAGTCGTCTCTTCTACCACAACCTTCCATTAG GTGAAGATGTTCCACCGCTACAATTGAAAGAAGGTGTTTTCAGGTGCATCATGCAACTTTTTGATTGCCTTCTAACCGAGGTTCATGAGCGCTGTAAAAAGGGTTTAAGCTTGGCAAAGCGCTTGAACAGCACGCTTGCTTTCTTTTGCTACGATCTTTTATCAATTATTGAGCCTCGCCAAGTTTTTGAGCTG GTTTCGTTGTATATGGACAAGTTTGCCGGAGTTTGTCAGTCAGTCCTCCATGACTGCAAATTGACATTCCTGCAGATAATATGTGACCATGATCTATTTGTTGAGATGCCTGGGCGGGACCCCTCTGATAG AAACTATCTCTCGTCAGTTCTTATTCAAGAGATCTTTCTCACCTTGGACCATGATGATTTGTCTCAACGAGCAAAG GCTGCTCGAATTTTAGTGGTCCTTATATGCAAGCATGAATTTGATGCACGTTATCAAAAAAGTGAAGACAAGCTGTACATTGCACAGTTGTATTTTCCTCTTATAGGGCAG ATCCTTGATGAGATGCCTGTTTTCTATAATCTGAATGCCGTTGAAAAGCGTGAGGTGCTAGTTGTCATTTTGCAAATCATAAGGAACTTGGATGATGCAACTCTTATCAAAGCATGGCAACAGAGCATTGCTCGAACCAGATTGTTCTTCAAACTTCTTGAAGAATGCATAAGCCATTTTGAG CACAACAAAACAGGAGACAGCATGCTACTTGGTGCTAGTTCTCGGAGCCCTGATGTTGAGCGTCCTGCGTCCCCAAAGTACTCGGAGCGATTATCCCCATCAGTTAATGCATATTTGTCGGAGGCATCAAGGCATGAAATAAGG GGAACACCAGAAAATGGATACATGTGGAACAGGGTTAGCCCTCAGCTAAGTTCTCCGAATCAACCCTATTCATTGAGGGAAGCACTAGCTCAAGCACAATCTTCAAGAATTGGGTCAACGGCGAGGGCATTGAGAGAGTCTCTACATCCAGTACTAAGACAAAAATTG GAACTTTGGGAAGAAAATCTCAGCACTGCTGTGAGCCTGGAAGTGTTGGGAATAACTGAGAAGTTTTCAGTTGCTGCGGGCACTCGTAGCATCACTACTGATTATGCTAAGTTAGATTGTATAACATCAATCTTAATGGGTCTTTTATCTAGGAGCCAGCCCTTGGCCTTTTGGAAAGCTTTCCTTCCTGTGGTCTATAATATATTTAATCTCCACGGTGCAACACTTATGGCAAGGGAGAATGACCGCTTCTTGAAGCAGATTGCTTTTCATCTTTTGCGGCTTGCTGTTTTCCGAAATGATTCGATTAGAAAAAGGGCTGTTGTTGGGCTGCAGATTCTTGTTAGG AACTCATTCAACTATTTCAAGAACACTACAAGGCTGAGGGTCATGTTGACAATTACTTTATCAGAATTGATGTCTGATGTGCAAGTGACTCAGATGAAATCCGATGGTTCTCTTGAAGAAAGTGGTGAAACTCGTCGCCTTAGGAAATCACTGGAGGAAATGGCTGATGTGAGAAGCAAGGATCTGTTAAAAGATTGCGGCCTCCCTGTTACTGCATTGGAGGCTGCTCCTGAAGGTTCATCTGATAATAGGTGGTCCTGGGTAGAGGTGAAGCATCTGTCTAAATGTCTAGTCCAGGCCCTTGATGCTGGTCTGGAACATGCCCTCTTG GGTTCTGTAGTAACTCTGGACAGGTATGCAGCTGCCGAGGGTTTCTATAAGCTAGCTATGGCCTATGCACCTGTTCCAGATCTTCACATTATGTGGTTGCTGCATCTGTGTGATGCACACCAGGAGATGCAATCATGGGCTGAAGCAGCACAATGTGCAGTTGCTGTAGCTGGTGTGATCATGCAG GCACTTGTTGGAAGGAATGATGCTGTGTGGAGCAAGGAGCATGTTGCTTCGCTGCGTAAGATTTGCCCTATTGTGAGCACTGATGTTAGTGCAGAAGCCTCTGCAGCTGAAGTCGAGGGATATGGTGCATCCAAACTAACAGTGGATTCAGCTGTCAAGTATCTTCAACTTGCCAACAAACTCTTTGCACAGGCTGAACTCTACCATTTTTGTGCAAGCATCCAGGAACTCATCATTCCTGTGTATAAAAGCAGAAGGTCTTATGGACAGCTGGCCAAATGCCATACATCACTCACAAACATCTATGAGTCAATTCTTGAACAGGAGGCCAGTCCTATACCATTTATTGATGCCACATACTACCGAGTTGGTTTCTATGGTGAGCGTTTTGGCAAGCTCAACAAAAAGGAATACGTGTTTCGAGAGCCGCGAGATGTACGTCTTGGTGACATTATGGAGAAGCTTAGTCATATATATGAGGCTAAAATGGATGGCAATCACACCTTACACATCATTCCAGACTCGAGACAAGTCAATGCTGATGAATTGCAACCTGGTGTCTGCTATTTACAGATCACTGCTGTTGATCCTGTGATGGAGGATGAGGACTTGGGTAGCAGGAGGGAAAGGATTTTTTCTTTATCTACTGGTACTGTACGTGCACGTGTGTTTGACCGTTTTCTTTTTGACACACCATTCACAAAGAATGGAAAAACACAAGGTGGCTTAGAAGACCAATGGAAGAGACGCACGGTGCTTCAGACAGAGGGTTCATTTCCTGCTTTGGTGAACCGCCTGCTAGTTACCAAATCTGAATCTCTGGAATTCTCTCCTGTTGAGAATGCGATTGGAATGATCGAAACAAGAACAGCTGCATTGAGAAATGAACTAGAGGAACCACGGAGTTCTGAAGGTGATCAACTACCAAGGCTTCAAAGCTTGCAAAGGATACTCCAAGGAAGTGTGGCTGTTCAG GTCAACAGTGGAGTGTTAAGTGTGTGCACTGCATTCTTATCCGGTGAGCCTGCAACCAGGCTCCGATCAcaagaactgcagcagctcaTCGCTGCATTGCTTGAATTCATGGCTGTCTGCAAGCGCGCGATCCGTGTGCATTTCAGATTGATAGGCGAAGAAGACCAGGAATTCCACACCCAACTCGTCAATGGGTTCCAGTCACTCACTGCTGAGCTATCTCACTATATCCCTGCTATACTTTCAGAGCTATGA